The genome window GCCGGGATCATCATCACCGGGTGCGCGGCGCAGATCATGCCCGAAGAGCTGGCGCAGCTGCCGGGCGTGGTGCGGGTCATTCCCCAGGAGGAGAAATCCGGCCTGCTGGAAGGCCCGGACTCCTCGGGCCGTAAACCAGCCACGCCGTTCGCGCCGTTCAGCATTGCCGGATATCATCGTTCGCGCCCCGTGGTAAAGGTTCAGGACGGCTGTTCCCATTTTTGCACCTTCTGCATCGTGCCCCTGGCCCGTGGCCGCAGCGTCAGCCGGCCGGTGGACGAGATCGCGGCCGAGGTGGGCCGCCTGCTGGACGCCGGGTTCCGGGAAATGATCCTTTCCGGGGTGAACCTGCGCCAGTTCGGGCGCGACCTGGACGGCAAGCCGAGCTTCTGGGACGTGGTTCACAGGCTGGAGCAGGAATTCGCGCCCCGCTGGGCCGGGCGGGCCCGTTTCCGCATTTCCTCCCTGGAGCCGGGACAGCTCGACGCCCGGGCCCTGGAGGTGCTGGGCGGATCCAAACTGGTCTGTCCCCAGCTGCATATTTCCCTGCAAAGCGGCAGTCCGAGCGTGCTGAAACGCATGGGGCGCGGGCATTACAAGCCCCAACAGGCCCTGGATTTCTGCCGGGAGCTGCGCGCCTTCTGGCCGGAATTCGGGCTGGGCGCGGACCTGCTGGTGGGTTTTCCCGGCGAGACCGACGAGGAATTCGAAACCACCATGGAGTTTTGCGCGGAACTGCCCTTGACCTACGGGCACGTGTTTCCCTATTCGCCCCGTCCCGGAACCAAGGCCGCGGACATGGATGGCCAGCTTCCGCCCGAGGTCAAGAAGGAACGGGCCGCGCGGTTGCGCAAGCTGGTTTCCGGCAAGAAAAAGGCGTTCCTCAAGAAGCTGCTCGCCATGGACGAGCTCGCCGTGCTGGTGCAGGACGAGACCGGAAAGGGCGTCAGTGAATACTATGCGGCCTGCCAGGTGGAGCCTGCCGGTCCCATTGCGCCCAAGTCCCTGGTGCGTTGCCGCCCTGTGGGAATGGCGGGGCGGGATGTGGTCCGCTGCGAGCCCGTGGAGTGAGGCGGGCGGAAAAGAATTTCGCGGGAGGCTGACAAAGAGTCGAGCCTCGTATACAAAACAGGTCAAGAAAAGAGAAGGATATACCCTATGCCAGTAAGTATGACCGGTTACGGTCGATTTGAAACCAATGAGGACAGCTGGGCCCATGTCTGGGAAATCCGCAGCGTCAACGGCCGGTTCCTGGATGTGAAATGGCGGCTGCCCTACACGGTCCGTTCCCTGGAGAACGGCTGGGAAAAGGTGGTGCGCAAGTACGCCTCACGAGGCCGGGTGGATGTTTCCCTGAACCTGGAAATGCTCAGCGCCGAGGAACTGGGAGTGGCCTTCAACGAGCCGCTGGCCAAGTCCATGATCGGGCAGATGGAAGCCCTGGCCGGACAGTACGGCGCGACCTTTGTTCCGGATTTCAACAAGATCCTGGGCATGTCTTCCCTGTGGAAGGACACCAACAGCGAACCCGAGCCGGGGTTGGCCAAGAGCCTGACCGCCGGCCTGGAAGGCGCTCTCCGCAACTGGAAGGAATCCCGCAAGGTCGAGGGCGAGGCCATGACCCGGGACCTGCTGGAGCGGGTTACGGTGCTGCGCGGCCTGTCCGAACGCATTGCCGTCAGGATTCCGGAAGTGCTGGAAATCAGGCGTCAGGCCCTGCGCGACCGCATCCGTGAGATCATGGAAGCCGTGGGCGCGGAATACAATGAAGACCGCATGCTCCAGGAAATTGCCATTCTTACGGACAAGCTCGACGTGTCCGAGGAACTGACCCGTCTGGCCACCCACCTGGACCGGCTGGAAGAGGTGCTCGGCAAGGACAAGGACGCGGGCAAGAAGCTCGACTTCCTGTTGCAGGAGACCTTCCGCGAGATCAATACCTGCGGCAACAAGGCCCAGGATACCGAGGTCAGCGGACTGGTGGTGGATTTCAAGGCGGAACTGGAAAAATGCCGCGAACAGGTGCAGAATATAGAGTAGGAGCTTCCCATGCAGAAACAAGGACTTCTGAATATCGGTTTCGGCAATTTCGTGGTCAGCGGCCGGGTCGTGACCATCGTCAACCCCACCTCGGCCCCCATGCGCAGGCTCCGCGAGGACGCGCGCCAGGAAGGGCGGCTCATCGACGCCACCCAGGGCCGCAAGACCAGGGCCATCATCGTCACGGACTCCAACCACGTCATCCTGTCGGCCATCCAGGCGGAAACCATCGGTCAACGTTTCAGCTCGGATGAGGTCGACTAATGGGGGATGACAGGAAATATCCCCGACACGGGCTGATCATGGTGGTCTGCGCCCCCAGTGGCACCGGAAAATCCACCCTGATCAGCCGACTTCGCGAGGAGATTGCCAACTTCGGTTTTTCCATTTCCTACACCACCCGCGCCCCCCGCGGGCAGGAGCGGGACGGCCGCGAATACCACTTCGTGAGCCGCGACAAGTTCATCGCCATGCGCTCGCGCGGTGAATTCGCGGAATGGGCCGAGGTCCACGGCAATTTCTACGGCACGGCCATCCAGCCCATCCACGACATGCTGGCCGAGGGCAAGGATATTCTCTTCGACATCGACGTGCAGGGCGCCCTGCAGCTGCGCAAGGCCTTTCCCACGGGGATTTTCGTGTACCTGCTGCCGCCCTCCAAGGCCGAGCTGGAACGCCGCCTGCGCGGCCGGGGCACGGACTCCGAGGAATCCATCGTGCGCCGCATGGAGAACGCCCTGGGCGAACTCAAGCAGGCCGGGGAATTCGACTACTGGGTGGTCAACGACGACCTGGACCAGGCCTTCGAGGACCTCAAGGCCGTGTATCACGCCGGCTGCAACACCCCGGGCCTGCGTCCGGAAATGGTGGAAAACATGATCAATTCCTGGAGGGACAATGGCTGAGCTGGTCATAGCCCTCGATTATCCCGATGCGGCAGGGGCCATGACCATGGCCCGGAACCTGGTGGGCGCTGTTCCCTGGGTCAAGGTGGGCCTGGAACTGTTCACGGCCGAAGGCCCGCGCATGGTCACGGACCTCAAGGAGCTTGGTTTCAAGGTCTTTCTCGATCTCAAGTTCCACGACATTCCCAACACGGTGAAAGGCGCGGTCCGCTCCGCAACCCGCCTGGGCGCCGATATGGTCAACATCCACGCCATTGGCGGCCGTCGCATGGCCGAAGGGGCGCTGGAGGGCCGCGACCTGGGTCTGGTTCCCGGACAAGAGGCTCCCATCCTGTTGGCCGTGACCGTGTTAACCAGCGTGGGCAAGGGGGACATCCCCCTGGAAAACGCTCCGGAACCTGGAGATTTGGCCCTTGACCTGGCTGTGAAAGCCAAGCAGTATGGCCTAAGTGGAGTGGTTTGTTCGGCTCTTGAGGCCGAACGGATCAAAGGGCGTTGCGGCGGTGGTTTTTACTGCCTGACCCCCGGCATCAGGCCCGCGGACAAGGGCGCGGTTGTCGGAGGCGACGACCAGAGACGCGTGGTGACGCCGTCCCAGGCCGTCCGCTTCGGCTCGGACTTCCTTGTTGTGGGCAGGCCGGTCACCGGCGCGGACGACCCGAAACGGGCCGCCGAGTCGATAGCCCGGGAAATGCTTCAAGCCTAGTCACGGAGCAGGAATACATGACGGATCATGACCCGATGCAGGGCGATGCCAAAAAGATCGCGGGGCTTGGCCAGGAAAAGATCAAAGGGGTTTTTTCCACCCAGTCCGTGGTCAAGGTGGGCACCGGGACAACCCAGCGCAAGACCATCCAGAAGACCTTCTGGCACTGCGAGGAAAGGGATGACGGCAACGTGGAGGTGCAGCCTCTGAACGTCAACTACATCCCCTCCGGCCCCAAGCGCGAAGTGACGCGCGAGGATTTTCTGGCCAAGTTCAATCCGGAACCCGAGTTCTACGTCAGCACCGTGTTTCCCAAGATGCAGGAGCTCAATGAGACCATCGTGCGCGGGGAAAAGCACCGTGCGCGCGGCGCGGCCTATAGCGCCGAGTTCGAGTTCAAGCAGGCCACGGCCATTGACGAGGACAACGTGCGCGCCAACTTCGGCCTGGGCCTGACCTATCTGGACCGGGGCGAGCAGACCAAGGCCAACGACATCTTCAAGCGGCTGGTGAACCTGGAGGCCGCCTTCGAGGAGGAGCACAAGCACCTCTTCAACGACTTCGGCATCAACCTGCGCAAGAACAGCATGTACGATCAGGCCCTGGAATACTACCTGCGCGCCGAAGGGCTGGTGGAGGACGACGAGAATCTCTTTCACAACATTGCCCGCGTCTATTTCGAGAAAGGTGATCTGGACAGTTGCATCACCTACCTCAAGAAGAGCCTGGAACTGAATCCGCACATGGAAGAAAGCGTCATGTTCATGACCTACCTCAAGAAGAACAACATGTTGCCCGGTGGCGGCGGGGCCAAGGCCTCCAAGCCGGAAAAACAGTCGCGGAAAGTCGAAAAGGACGAGGACATCAATCTGGAATTCTAGCCGTTCATCTGCATTTCAGCCGGACCGCCATGGGGAGGGAACATGTATCAGGAGCGCGTTCAGGATTTTCTTCAAGAGTTGCCCAAGCTGCGCGAGGATCTGCCGTTTTCGCCCGGCCTGCTCAAGAAGCTTTTCGAGCAGACCGGCAGCGATTCCGTGTCCTCGCTGGAAGATATCGCCAAGACCATGAGCCAGGACCAGGGCCTGACCACCCGTGTCCTGAGCCTCGCCAACTCGGCCTATTACGGGCTCCAGGCCGAGGTCGCCTCGGTGGGCCGCGCCGCAGCCGTGCTGGGGCTGGCGGAAATCCGCAACATCGTCCTTTCTCTCGGCATCAACCGGCTCACGGAAAAATTCAAGCTGCCCGAGCATTTCGAGCTGGCCGAATACTGGAGGCACCAGTTCCTGGTGGCCATCGTCGCCCAGGCCCTCAGCCGCGAAGTGGGCGAGGGCAACCCCGGAACCCTGTTCACCGCAGGGCTGCTGCATGACATCGGCAAGCTCATCGTGGCCCTCAAGCGTCCCGAGGACTGGGAAGGCATATACGCCATCCGCGAGGAAAACGAGTGCACGGACAGCGAGGCCGAGGACGAGTACTGGGGGCTGGACCACGCCGTGGTCGGATCCCTGCTGCTCAAGTACTGGGACCTGCCGCCCGATCTGGTGGAGCCGGTCAACTGGCACCATTCCCCGGCCCTGGCCCCGGAGCAGCAGAGCGCTGCCTCCATCATCTGCCTTGCCGACGCCCTGGTGCATTGCCTGGACAAGAAAGAGGAGTGTCTCGGCGAAGTCTCGGACATGTGCGGCGAGTTCGAGGTGGACGTGCAGGACATCATGGACATGGCCGAGGAGCTGATGGAGTCCGACGCCGTGGACCACTTCCTGACCATGGTTTGTTCCTAGCCTTTCTTTTTTCAAGGAGTTTTCATTGCCCTGTCGCTGGATCATGCGTAGCGACGAGGATGTTCCCTCGTCCGTTGCCGCCTTTGCCGATGAACTGAACGTATCCTCGCTCATAGCCGAGATTCTCTGGAGCCGGGGCCTGCAATCCCGGTCCGACATGGACCGCTTTCTGAGCCCCATGCTGCGGCACTTGGCCGACCCCGTCACCATCCCCGGCCTGGAACGGGCCGCCGACGTGCTGGCCGAGGGGCTCCGGCAGGGCCGCAAGCTGGCCGTCTGGGGCGACTACGACGTGGACGGCATCACCTCCACGGCCGTGGTTAAGGATTTCCTGCGCCAGTGCGGCGTGGAGGCCCTGCACCACCTGCCCAACCGTCTCAGGGAGGG of Salidesulfovibrio onnuriiensis contains these proteins:
- a CDS encoding YicC/YloC family endoribonuclease yields the protein MPVSMTGYGRFETNEDSWAHVWEIRSVNGRFLDVKWRLPYTVRSLENGWEKVVRKYASRGRVDVSLNLEMLSAEELGVAFNEPLAKSMIGQMEALAGQYGATFVPDFNKILGMSSLWKDTNSEPEPGLAKSLTAGLEGALRNWKESRKVEGEAMTRDLLERVTVLRGLSERIAVRIPEVLEIRRQALRDRIREIMEAVGAEYNEDRMLQEIAILTDKLDVSEELTRLATHLDRLEEVLGKDKDAGKKLDFLLQETFREINTCGNKAQDTEVSGLVVDFKAELEKCREQVQNIE
- the pyrF gene encoding orotidine-5'-phosphate decarboxylase gives rise to the protein MAELVIALDYPDAAGAMTMARNLVGAVPWVKVGLELFTAEGPRMVTDLKELGFKVFLDLKFHDIPNTVKGAVRSATRLGADMVNIHAIGGRRMAEGALEGRDLGLVPGQEAPILLAVTVLTSVGKGDIPLENAPEPGDLALDLAVKAKQYGLSGVVCSALEAERIKGRCGGGFYCLTPGIRPADKGAVVGGDDQRRVVTPSQAVRFGSDFLVVGRPVTGADDPKRAAESIAREMLQA
- the gmk gene encoding guanylate kinase; protein product: MGDDRKYPRHGLIMVVCAPSGTGKSTLISRLREEIANFGFSISYTTRAPRGQERDGREYHFVSRDKFIAMRSRGEFAEWAEVHGNFYGTAIQPIHDMLAEGKDILFDIDVQGALQLRKAFPTGIFVYLLPPSKAELERRLRGRGTDSEESIVRRMENALGELKQAGEFDYWVVNDDLDQAFEDLKAVYHAGCNTPGLRPEMVENMINSWRDNG
- a CDS encoding DUF370 domain-containing protein, whose product is MQKQGLLNIGFGNFVVSGRVVTIVNPTSAPMRRLREDARQEGRLIDATQGRKTRAIIVTDSNHVILSAIQAETIGQRFSSDEVD
- a CDS encoding tetratricopeptide repeat protein — protein: MTDHDPMQGDAKKIAGLGQEKIKGVFSTQSVVKVGTGTTQRKTIQKTFWHCEERDDGNVEVQPLNVNYIPSGPKREVTREDFLAKFNPEPEFYVSTVFPKMQELNETIVRGEKHRARGAAYSAEFEFKQATAIDEDNVRANFGLGLTYLDRGEQTKANDIFKRLVNLEAAFEEEHKHLFNDFGINLRKNSMYDQALEYYLRAEGLVEDDENLFHNIARVYFEKGDLDSCITYLKKSLELNPHMEESVMFMTYLKKNNMLPGGGGAKASKPEKQSRKVEKDEDINLEF
- a CDS encoding HDOD domain-containing protein gives rise to the protein MYQERVQDFLQELPKLREDLPFSPGLLKKLFEQTGSDSVSSLEDIAKTMSQDQGLTTRVLSLANSAYYGLQAEVASVGRAAAVLGLAEIRNIVLSLGINRLTEKFKLPEHFELAEYWRHQFLVAIVAQALSREVGEGNPGTLFTAGLLHDIGKLIVALKRPEDWEGIYAIREENECTDSEAEDEYWGLDHAVVGSLLLKYWDLPPDLVEPVNWHHSPALAPEQQSAASIICLADALVHCLDKKEECLGEVSDMCGEFEVDVQDIMDMAEELMESDAVDHFLTMVCS
- the mtaB gene encoding tRNA (N(6)-L-threonylcarbamoyladenosine(37)-C(2))-methylthiotransferase MtaB, giving the protein MIEFYTATLGCKINQYETRAIAEAWAGKAGSQAMETLDPLAADLILINSCAVTANAVRDLRRSVRKYHRDNPAAGIIITGCAAQIMPEELAQLPGVVRVIPQEEKSGLLEGPDSSGRKPATPFAPFSIAGYHRSRPVVKVQDGCSHFCTFCIVPLARGRSVSRPVDEIAAEVGRLLDAGFREMILSGVNLRQFGRDLDGKPSFWDVVHRLEQEFAPRWAGRARFRISSLEPGQLDARALEVLGGSKLVCPQLHISLQSGSPSVLKRMGRGHYKPQQALDFCRELRAFWPEFGLGADLLVGFPGETDEEFETTMEFCAELPLTYGHVFPYSPRPGTKAADMDGQLPPEVKKERAARLRKLVSGKKKAFLKKLLAMDELAVLVQDETGKGVSEYYAACQVEPAGPIAPKSLVRCRPVGMAGRDVVRCEPVE